AAGTGGCATGTTGCAGCTTAATAACACCCTTTCCTTGTTGAGCCCTATTCAGAGCGGCATTAGTTTCACATGGAGAGGCGGAGTAAtgtcattttataataattttataatAATCATCCGTAATATTAATGGCCAATTTACATGGGAGAAATCGCAGTAAAACTACCGGAATTGGGAGATGTAAATTGGGGTGAATCGGGTACAGATCCCAAAACCTTGGCTGCCACACACTAGTTAATGCAGATGCTATGAACTAGCCTTGCATTAGCATGTAGCTTATAAGAATGGATGTAGGATGAAACTGCTAGCTGCTCTATCTAATCTGCAAATATACACCCAAAATCAAAAATAgtttatatagtttatattaatcttcttcttctgtgctgCATCCCCCAGCATTTTTTTACACTTAGTttatgtagttttatttttccactttggTTTGCGTATTGAAGCTGCATAATCTCCAGAAAAGTACTTGATTGTGGAGTTTAATCCCTAGCTCATTGAATACAAATTTCCTTCGGATTGCGGTTCTTTGTCTGTAGCCCCTCCCACAAGATTAACGGGAACAGACACACCTTACAGTTTCTATATCCCCCAAAGTCTCCTCTCATATTGACTCCCATTTCTATTGTGTTTAATGTCTTTCAGGACTCTTTTTCCTGTTTCATAGGTCACTTTGCAGCACAGGAGGTTGTTACTAAAGCTGAAATGTTGCCCTCTCTAATGGCAGGAGCAACCTATTACCATTACCTTTGATTGTTAATGGCTGTATTGGAGGAGAAGTCTTTTTCCTTCtaagatcacttgatttacattaaactaaacggttattatggaattattatttataaatgtctCCTGCTTTCATTTAGCACACGGCACACATGTTAATTATTGAGCTTTAGAGGTGTAATGTACGGCGTATCTTTGAACTTCCCTCCCCTCTGCTTCCACATGTGTTAACTACATCTAGCTAACTACATCCATGTGTACTTAACACACAGAGGAGACTGTTTTCAATCTTCTCTAAAGCTTCTGCCCTTTGCCAGTGACCTGCTCTGAATGTATTCAAAGAGGCTGTTGCATGGCAGACACTCACAAGGAAGCTAAAATAATGATGAACATTATTGTGattctgcttaaaaaaaaaaaaaattgtgagaTTTTCAACGGTAAATGTTGACGTAATCAATAATGAACGTAAAGGCCTGGTGTCTGTCTTTTTCTATATGATCTATATATTTTCAGTATGTTTTGGAACGGATCTACAGACACATGTTTTTTACTGATTGAATAAAAAAGTCTCTCAACATTCTTACATTCTCACTAAAGttctgcagatttatttttagaaCACCATCTTTTTTTGAATACCATGGACTGAAactgtttcatttcttttcagcTTCTGGCTCTTTATGTGAAAAACTCATCATCATGCAACCAGAGGACAATGTAGCTTCTCAAGAAGAAAGACTCGCAGTCCACTGACGTCTCCCGCCAAAAATAATCCTGCGTCACAACCTTTGAAGACCCTACAGGACGTCAGCTTGTGACTGACAGTGATGGTGTCACGGAGTCAGACGCTGGCCTGGACGTTGCTTCCAGTGCTTCTGCTGGGATTGACCTGCTCTTCGCACGGCTCCCTGGTGAAAGTCAACAAGGGCTTGAAGGTCAAAAGAGGTCAGTCAGCCTACCTTGATGAGGGCGACCTGCAGTTCCATATCCCTCGTCAGAAGGATGCGTGCAAGGTGGAGGTGGTGTTAAATGAGCCCATAACTCAGCGAGTGGGAAGGCTCGTGCCTCaggtaatggaaaaaaatgctCCTCCAGTGAAAAACCCCTGTATGTTCAAGGCAATTTAACGTCTGTAGTAAAAGCTAAGTTGAATAGCTTGAAGGCATGTGTTACAGCTAAGATGTAGGTGACCATGATGTACATTATTAGTGTTGTGGTAATGATGACAAGGTTAATACTTAAGTCGTTTTGGTTCTATAAGCTAATGCAGTTCTGAGAAATTGCGAAAAATGtaattggttttattttgttgtggaGGAGGTAGAGTGGGTTTTTCCTCTATCCAAAGGATTATTGGTTTGATCCCTGGCTCCTTTAATCTGCATGTTGAAATGTCCTTTGGCAAATTGACATGTGTTTTGACAGTTTAATCCCAAATTGACGTTTTCTGTTTTACCTGCATgtgttgctaaaaaaaaattattttcataagTAAAGGGCCCAGTATATTACCTTGTGGCACCCCGCATCCCATGATTCTTAAATCGGAAAGATTCCCTTTCTTCAGTTCAGTGTGGAATTGCCTAAAACCTTTTTACAGCTAATACACAATTTATTTTGATGCTCAACAGATCACAACCGCATCATATCTAAGAAATTGTGCCTTTAATAGGATTCAGTAACTAATTTGCTATGTCAGATAATATAATGGTGTCTGGTGATTTGCCTGaattctgcattttattttttgtacaacattttatcatttctttGTGTGACCTCTATAGTTCTTGACTTTCTTTAGACTAAGGTACTTTATCTATGCCGATGTCTGAAGCATAACAGTGTTCactaaaagaaaaaggacaCATATTTTGGGGAAGAGAATGTGAAGGAACATCTTTATACTTGTTCCTTTGTTTTCCAGTCAGACAAGCCGTCTCCTCCCTAATGACTCTGTGCTGACAGAAACACTCGTCTGTTCAATCTCCCAAATGAGTTCTTTTTGTGCttaaaagtggaaaacaaaagtTTGAGATTAAAACTAGATACATTCACTTCACAATGAGTGAGCGAAGGCAACATTTAGGCCTCTTACTTACTTGGGTTTGTTGACTGCATGTGAGTTGTTGACAATACAGCAATTTGTTCAGGATTTTAACAGAAGTCTGTGTTTAATTATCTTCCAGGTCCAGTCACTAAGCTTTTGTCTGCAGAATCTGCTTATGATAAACAGCTTATTATATGTAGACAATTAGGATTTAAAGTTAATCATTAAGGTATTATCAGGGAAAATGGTCAGTATTCGCATTCAGGGATCAAGTCTATATGATATTTATCGATATGATATTTTCTCCCTGTCTTTGCTCAGGTGTTTGACTGCCATTATCTGACTGATGAAGTGAAGTATGTCCATAATGGCTGCCCATTGTTGAAAGAGGACACTGTCAAGCTCCGACTCTACAGGTACAATTTGTTGAAGTTTTTGCAGTAGGTTTTTACAGGAGATGCCCCCTTGTGTCATGTTCACTTCATAACACTCACATCAGAATGCTGTGCTTTAACCATAATCTAACAAGAAACTCAGAAGTAGTGCAGTCTGACCAAAATCTTTGTAAAGtaaacatacacatactgtcTTTTCATATTGTCCACTGTCTTCATAGtgtcttctcttcctcttcttggaGCAGCGTGATGATCTTATGTGTCTTCTTTTCCACCAggttcacagagacagagacatacatggaggtgttttctctccatgtGGAAATTATAGAGCCTGAATGCAGCATCATAAGGCTTGGGCCTAAATCCTTGGAGGTTCCTGAATTCTATAGCCTCTCCGACGTAGTTGACGGCAACGTGGTGTCCTTCCGCTATGAGAGGAGGTCTAGCCTGGAGTGCAGCGTCCATCTGATCAACCACAACTCACACCTGCCCGCCCATGGCCAGCTGGTCACTGGAGAACCAGAGAAAGCTACCAAGAGAGGGGATGAGCCAGAGAGCTTCATCCACCTACGTCAGCAACTAGGTAACtaattaaataaatccaaacCCATAGATTATCTACCAGATTTATGATTTCTGCATTCTGCTTGCAATAATTTAGCATTTTGAGGTGAGTTTAAAAGGTGTCTTATGCAGATGACATTTTAACTTGATAGAATCTCAATTTCTTGTCTGCCATTATGTTAAGAGTAAATGCATTGGTAAGTATAGACATgaacattgtaaaaaaaaatagctgttAAAATTAAGTGTTAAAGATTAAAGTGTTGGAGGGACTACGATTGTCTTTAggtgacattaaaatgtgaatgacTTCCAGAAGAGCTAGTTTTTATCATCTAGATGAGGATTTACTCCTGATGTCGATATGAATATTAACtctaaagtgacacaaaaaaaacaatggttacTATAGTTTCAGGTCATTACACCACTGCTAAAGCCCCGTAATTCCCCCACACTGGACTTTTACGTTCTTGAAAACTAAGAATGGAAATAAGTTACATCAAAattgtgtttcctttttgtgattttgtcatCATTTAGATAATAAAGCCAGGGCCATGTGTAAATCTGAAGACTGCCTGAAGGGCCTAAAGCGTGTGAAGGTCAACAAAATCCCCTGTGATGACTTCTTGTCGATGGGACTGAGGTACCAGCACATCGAGCCTCCTTCTCCAGACATAGACTATATCCCAATAAGACTGGACCTCAAGGACACCAGGAGTGGCAGCATCTATCAGGTAACTTGGCCTATACAGGAAGGTTTAATAGCAgtctgttgtgttattttttaaattaagttttattattttgtgttctCCTTCCTCTGTAAAAACTTCCTaccttttcatttcactttggtCCAGTCTGAACAGGCATGGATTCCAGTGCGGATTATTGGTGCAATGCCCAACCAGCCACCCAAACCTTCCTTCATGTCCATGTTCATCCTGGAAGTGGACCAGTTCATCCTCACTCCACTCTCCACTGCTACACTGGATGCCGAGGATGAGGAAACACCCAAACAGCTCTTGGTTTTCAACATCACCAGACCCCCTGTGGACGGTTTCATCGCTCATCTGTCCGATCACACTCGCCCAATCTCCTCCTTCACTTGGCTGGACCTCAATGACATGCTCATCGGGTATCAACCTCCAAACTCCTCACACACTCAGCGTAGGAATTACGAGGTAGCACTTTGGTTTCTTATCGTTTGTGTGGTGTATACCGAtcgttctttttttgtttgtaattagtcggataaaaaatatgttttcttccCTGCAGGTGGAGTTTGAGGTGCATgattttttctttgaaaaaagcCAACCAGTTACTGTTCACGTGTCTGTAAGGAATGCAGACACAAATGCACCAAGAGTTTCCTGGAACATGGGTATGTTAgcagttttaaattaaattaatttataataatttataaattaaattatgaactcataattatgacaaaaGGTTGCTGGTCGGAACCCAactgaaaaggtttttttcaaCTACTTTTAGTGACTTGTTTTGATGTTAATCTAGTTAACTATTTGGAATTTTACTCCCCCTTGGTACCAAGAATTCACCTTAATTTTATCTTTCAGAATCACTTTTGCCATTTACAGTACGGTACAGctaaaagtattttttacttCTATTGCAGGTCTGAGCCTACTGGAGGGCCAGTCCCGTCCAATAACGTGGGACCAGGTCCAGATTGTGGACAACGACAACCTGAATGTCGTCCGTATCATCACAGTGGATGGTCTGCAGCATGGACGTCTCACTGTCAGAGGTACTCGTACAACTATCATTCCTCTGTGGGGACTTAAAAACACTAATAAAATATATCAAACAAGTTGGTCTTTGAGGTTGATAACAAAGTTGGCTTTTTGACTTGATGTAAACTCCAGGCGGAAAGGGCTTCATGTTCACCGTCAGCGACATCAAAGCAGGTGTCGTTCGCTATCACCACGACGACAGCGACTCGACCAAAGACTTCATTATTTTCCGTATCACCGACGGTCGCCATCAGACCAGGCACAAGTTCCCCATCAAGATCCTGCCTAAGGATGACAGTCCCCCTTTCCTCATCACCAACATGCTGCTGGAGGTGTCTGAGGGCCAGACGGCTCTGCTGAGGGGCTCCACCCTGCAGGCTTCAGATATGGACTCCAGTGACGACTACGTCCTCTTCAACATCACCCGACCCCCTCAGGCTGGAGAGCTCATGAAAGTTCCGGGACCAGGACTCGTAGGTCAGGAGAAGGGACAAagaaatatgtgtttattttaatcacacGTTTTTGTTTCTTAACAGTTTGTTGGTGATGTGTTTGTCTTAATCCAGGTTACCCCGTTAACCACTTTCTTCAAAAGGACCTGTTTCATTCCTTGGTTTACTACCGACACCTTGGAAACAAAGTGTTTGATGATTCCTTTGAGGTGGTGCTGTCTGATTTCCACGACCCTCCCAACCTGTCAGAACCTCAAGTGGGTAAAagtaacacattaaaaaacTGCCTGTAGATGTGAAAGTGAGCATGAATGATTCTCTATAAGAAGATGTG
The nucleotide sequence above comes from Solea senegalensis isolate Sse05_10M linkage group LG3, IFAPA_SoseM_1, whole genome shotgun sequence. Encoded proteins:
- the frem1a gene encoding FRAS1-related extracellular matrix protein 1a isoform X4: MVSRSQTLAWTLLPVLLLGLTCSSHGSLVKVNKGLKVKRGQSAYLDEGDLQFHIPRQKDACKVEVVLNEPITQRVGRLVPQVFDCHYLTDEVKYVHNGCPLLKEDTVKLRLYRFTETETYMEVFSLHVEIIEPECSIIRLGPKSLEVPEFYSLSDVVDGNVVSFRYERRSSLECSVHLINHNSHLPAHGQLVTGEPEKATKRGDEPESFIHLRQQLDNKARAMCKSEDCLKGLKRVKVNKIPCDDFLSMGLRYQHIEPPSPDIDYIPIRLDLKDTRSGSIYQSEQAWIPVRIIGAMPNQPPKPSFMSMFILEVDQFILTPLSTATLDAEDEETPKQLLVFNITRPPVDGFIAHLSDHTRPISSFTWLDLNDMLIGYQPPNSSHTQRRNYEVEFEVHDFFFEKSQPVTVHVSVRNADTNAPRVSWNMGLSLLEGQSRPITWDQVQIVDNDNLNVVRIITVDGLQHGRLTVRGGKGFMFTVSDIKAGVVRYHHDDSDSTKDFIIFRITDGRHQTRHKFPIKILPKDDSPPFLITNMLLEVSEGQTALLRGSTLQASDMDSSDDYVLFNITRPPQAGELMKVPGPGLVGYPVNHFLQKDLFHSLVYYRHLGNKVFDDSFEVVLSDFHDPPNLSEPQVVLVHIEPVPDQPPKEVPGSSRCLVIKETEVVHITRQELHFLDQECPDSELMYTVTTTPFYIGPHSTPDAGRLFLVDSIPKFTKDPNAPVLRLFTQHAVNFMKVAYMPPVTDIGPYPQYIQFILSVTNRLGKTVTGICFNITVTPEDNQPPQVFTNALSVDEGGESRLGPEHLLLSDVDSMEEALQVALQREPQHGVLQLGGLPLKPGQAFTVQDLKSFKHVKMAAEQRAL